One genomic segment of Aquipluma nitroreducens includes these proteins:
- the tnpA gene encoding IS66 family insertion sequence element accessory protein TnpA, which yields MYNEKKFRAIYDEFLASGLTIRDYCANQQMNEAKFYYWQHKLKGLLPPKSGFIPVVFENGGQAQSSRVPAPVQVQSTTFSTSGARPQTISCEISYPNGVCLKLNGLPDPQILRSLLVLTRR from the coding sequence ATGTATAATGAGAAAAAATTCCGGGCCATCTATGACGAGTTTCTGGCATCGGGCCTGACCATTCGGGATTATTGCGCCAATCAACAAATGAATGAGGCTAAGTTCTATTATTGGCAACACAAGCTAAAAGGACTATTGCCACCTAAAAGTGGATTTATCCCGGTGGTTTTTGAGAATGGTGGGCAAGCCCAGTCGTCGCGGGTTCCAGCCCCGGTGCAGGTACAATCGACAACCTTTTCAACATCGGGAGCCAGACCCCAAACCATCTCCTGTGAGATTAGCTATCCGAATGGGGTGTGTTTAAAGCTGAACGGTTTGCCCGACCCACAGATATTACGGTCGCTGTTGGTTTTAACGCGCCGGTAG
- the tnpB gene encoding IS66 family insertion sequence element accessory protein TnpB (TnpB, as the term is used for proteins encoded by IS66 family insertion elements, is considered an accessory protein, since TnpC, encoded by a neighboring gene, is a DDE family transposase.): MFSLTSSMRYYLYSYPTDMRRSFYTLSGMVTNQMGRNVQDGDVYIFINRPCTSMKILHLECGGLVIYHMKLESGSFKLPVFDESTNTFQASWQELMLMVQGTSPDGKMNKKRWEKPSKQ; encoded by the coding sequence ATGTTCAGCCTCACTTCGTCAATGCGGTATTACCTGTATTCGTACCCAACGGATATGCGCCGGAGTTTTTACACCCTGAGCGGAATGGTGACCAACCAGATGGGGCGCAACGTGCAGGACGGGGATGTTTATATCTTTATCAACCGCCCGTGTACCAGCATGAAAATCCTGCACTTGGAATGCGGTGGTTTGGTGATCTATCACATGAAACTGGAATCGGGCAGTTTTAAACTACCGGTTTTTGATGAAAGTACCAATACGTTTCAAGCCAGCTGGCAGGAGTTGATGCTGATGGTACAGGGTACCTCACCGGATGGAAAAATGAATAAAAAAAGATGGGAAAAACCTTCGAAACAGTAG
- the tnpC gene encoding IS66 family transposase, whose product MTVEEEGFLQQILEERDRLFRETSRLKSQLSNFENFDSERSTYQKQIVGKDQLITEKDRAISQLDETINKLKQQIEMLQRRIWGKSSERYINEDPLQRKLDFEGLDLLPEEKELATSAKEEIEKYKTIRVIEVKEKNHPVRKPLPESLPREETHIYPQHIELENWIELAPEITEVLERESARWYVRRIIRHKYALKDKSQDVEKQIITAPMPVLPIAKSYAGASVLADIIIDKYVNHLPFYRQIQMFKQQGISIAPATINGWFQDVADLIRPTYYRLKELVLASDYIQSDETTIPIINNEKHTTIKGYIWMIRAVMDNLVFFHYDHGSRAQKVALQLFKDFQGVIQTDGYAVYDIYENKKGVLPIGCWAHARRKFEEALAEDKVRASYALEQIGLLYQVERQADQQQLSYDERADLRSRLAYPIMVAFEKWLLNEYPKVLPKGRIGKAIRYTYNIYHKLTRYHLDGRLKIDNNLGENAIRPIALGRKNWLFCGNHDAAENAAIMYSMLGCCKASEVNFREWLVYFLNNIHNYDNDYSKDLAELLPHNFKLQNQICNSSIS is encoded by the coding sequence ATGACAGTTGAAGAAGAGGGTTTTTTACAGCAAATTCTGGAAGAACGTGACCGGCTTTTTAGGGAAACTTCCAGGCTTAAAAGTCAACTTTCCAACTTTGAAAACTTCGATTCAGAAAGATCCACTTACCAAAAACAAATTGTCGGAAAAGACCAGCTGATTACCGAAAAAGATCGGGCAATCAGCCAACTGGATGAAACAATTAACAAGCTGAAACAACAGATAGAGATGCTCCAGCGAAGGATCTGGGGCAAATCCAGTGAACGGTATATCAATGAGGATCCCCTGCAACGAAAGCTCGATTTTGAGGGACTTGACCTGCTTCCGGAAGAAAAGGAACTTGCAACCAGTGCCAAAGAGGAGATCGAAAAGTACAAGACCATCCGTGTTATAGAGGTAAAGGAGAAAAACCATCCGGTACGCAAACCGCTGCCCGAAAGTCTACCGAGAGAAGAAACCCACATTTATCCACAGCACATTGAACTCGAGAATTGGATAGAACTGGCTCCGGAAATTACAGAAGTTCTGGAACGCGAATCTGCCAGATGGTATGTGCGCCGGATCATCCGCCACAAATATGCGTTGAAAGATAAAAGCCAGGATGTGGAAAAGCAAATCATTACAGCTCCCATGCCCGTACTTCCCATAGCAAAAAGCTATGCCGGGGCAAGTGTTTTGGCTGATATTATCATCGACAAATATGTGAACCATCTTCCTTTCTATCGTCAGATCCAGATGTTCAAACAACAGGGTATATCCATTGCACCTGCAACCATTAACGGCTGGTTTCAGGATGTAGCCGACCTGATCAGGCCTACTTATTACCGGTTAAAGGAGCTGGTGCTGGCTTCGGATTATATACAGAGCGATGAAACAACGATCCCGATTATAAATAACGAAAAGCACACCACGATAAAAGGATACATCTGGATGATCCGTGCGGTTATGGACAACCTGGTCTTTTTTCATTACGACCACGGTTCCCGGGCACAAAAGGTCGCACTGCAATTGTTTAAGGATTTTCAAGGCGTAATCCAGACCGATGGTTATGCCGTTTACGATATTTACGAAAACAAAAAGGGCGTTCTGCCCATTGGGTGCTGGGCTCATGCCCGGCGTAAATTTGAAGAGGCTTTGGCAGAGGACAAAGTCAGGGCTTCTTATGCGCTGGAGCAAATAGGACTGCTCTATCAGGTGGAGAGGCAAGCCGATCAGCAGCAACTCTCTTATGACGAGCGCGCCGATCTTCGTTCCCGCTTGGCTTATCCTATTATGGTAGCCTTCGAAAAATGGCTGCTAAATGAATACCCCAAAGTTTTGCCCAAAGGGCGTATCGGAAAGGCTATCCGCTACACCTATAACATTTACCACAAGTTGACCCGATACCATTTGGATGGTCGGTTGAAAATTGACAACAATCTCGGAGAAAATGCTATCCGTCCAATTGCCCTAGGCCGGAAGAATTGGTTGTTCTGTGGAAACCACGATGCAGCCGAAAATGCAGCAATCATGTATTCCATGCTGGGCTGTTGCAAGGCAAGCGAAGTAAACTTCCGCGAGTGGCTGGTATACTTTCTGAATAACATCCACAATTACGATAACGATTACAGCAAGGATCTGGCCGAATTACTTCCACACAACTTCAAACTTCAAAACCAGATTTGTAACAGTTCCATCTCCTAA